A DNA window from Bradyrhizobium sp. CCBAU 53421 contains the following coding sequences:
- a CDS encoding outer membrane protein: MKKFLLATAATAVAVAALGATAQAADLGSRGYYQKAPAPVYAAPLYNWTGFYLGGHLGGVFSQNNNFNGLALTDSDARFMGGVQAGYDWQLSPMWVIGVEGQYSWVGGHQLNAIFPGGYVYNNNQRGIGSITGRVGYTWGPGLIYVKGGYAYSDNNETVTLGGAQVPFALSDNHSNGWTIGGGAEYMFAPNWSAKVEYQYYDFGDSRFTAPGALVPVGSFHNDEHTVKAGLNYRFNLGNLGGPAYGRY; encoded by the coding sequence ATGAAGAAGTTCCTGCTCGCAACCGCAGCCACAGCTGTTGCCGTCGCTGCCCTTGGCGCGACCGCCCAGGCTGCCGACCTCGGCTCCCGCGGCTATTACCAGAAGGCGCCTGCGCCTGTTTACGCCGCGCCGCTCTACAACTGGACCGGCTTCTATCTCGGCGGCCATCTCGGCGGCGTGTTCTCCCAGAACAACAACTTCAACGGCCTCGCGCTGACCGACTCCGACGCGCGCTTCATGGGCGGCGTCCAGGCCGGCTACGACTGGCAGCTGTCGCCGATGTGGGTGATCGGCGTCGAAGGCCAGTATTCCTGGGTCGGCGGCCACCAGCTCAACGCGATCTTCCCCGGCGGTTACGTCTACAACAACAACCAGCGCGGCATCGGCTCGATCACCGGCCGCGTCGGCTACACCTGGGGCCCGGGCCTGATCTATGTGAAGGGCGGCTACGCCTATTCCGACAACAACGAAACGGTGACGCTGGGCGGCGCGCAGGTACCCTTCGCGCTCAGCGACAACCACAGCAACGGCTGGACCATCGGCGGCGGCGCCGAATACATGTTCGCGCCGAACTGGTCGGCCAAGGTCGAGTACCAGTACTACGACTTCGGCGACAGCCGCTTCACCGCGCCGGGCGCGCTGGTGCCGGTCGGCAGCTTCCACAATGACGAGCACACGGTGAAGGCCGGCCTCAACTACCGCTTCAACCTCGGCAACCTCGGCGGCCCCGCTTACGGCCGCTACTGA